Proteins encoded by one window of uncultured Draconibacterium sp.:
- a CDS encoding arsenite methyltransferase, with amino-acid sequence MQKNHDEIREAVRENYSRVAENNANNCGCSTNDENSCCAPAESFYQVSAKLGYSDSELQTIPEGANLGLGCGNPQAIAAIKKGETVLDLGSGAGFDVFLAANQLQNTGQAIGVDMTPKMISAARENARKGGYANVEFRLGEIEHLPVADNSVDVVISNCVINLSPEKQQVFEEVFRVLKPGGRIAVSDVIATTVLPEKVLEDMVLYSSCISGASTIAELTDMLTSAGFTAIKISPKDESREFIREWAPGTSIHDYIVSAAIEARKP; translated from the coding sequence ATGCAAAAGAATCACGACGAGATCAGAGAGGCTGTACGCGAAAATTACAGCCGGGTAGCAGAAAATAATGCAAACAATTGCGGATGTAGCACCAACGACGAAAACAGTTGTTGTGCACCGGCAGAGTCGTTTTACCAGGTATCGGCAAAACTGGGTTATTCCGACAGCGAGTTACAAACCATTCCCGAAGGTGCCAACCTGGGATTGGGATGTGGAAATCCTCAGGCCATTGCTGCCATAAAAAAGGGCGAAACGGTGTTAGACCTGGGAAGTGGTGCCGGCTTCGATGTGTTTTTGGCGGCCAACCAGTTACAAAATACCGGACAGGCCATTGGTGTCGACATGACACCGAAAATGATATCCGCAGCACGCGAAAATGCACGCAAAGGAGGGTATGCCAACGTGGAGTTTCGACTGGGAGAGATCGAACATCTGCCGGTGGCCGACAACAGTGTGGATGTGGTCATCTCCAATTGTGTGATCAACCTTTCGCCCGAAAAACAACAGGTTTTTGAAGAGGTGTTCCGCGTGTTAAAACCGGGTGGACGAATTGCCGTTTCCGATGTAATTGCCACCACCGTTTTACCCGAAAAGGTGCTGGAAGATATGGTCCTATATTCCAGTTGTATCTCGGGAGCGTCCACCATTGCCGAATTGACCGATATGCTTACCAGCGCCGGGTTTACGGCCATAAAGATCAGCCCCAAAGACGAAAGCCGCGAGTTTATCCGCGAATGGGCACCGGGCACCAGCATTCACGATTATATTGTTTCGGCTGCCATTGAAGCCCGTAAACCGTAA
- the sigZ gene encoding RNA polymerase sigma factor SigZ, giving the protein MENKDYTHIETVWNEYYDQLLRFIRKSVSDKATAEDLLQNVFLKMLTNIESLKDSTKIKSWLFQITRNAIADHFRRGKKSGNMPESLPEENEEISDDVMEEVESWVAPFINRLPEKYREALILSEIKGMSQKELAVYLGISYSAAKTRVHRGRLLLKQKLTECCIFYTDKYGNIMNYESNPNYCRSCNN; this is encoded by the coding sequence ATGGAAAATAAAGATTACACGCATATCGAAACGGTTTGGAATGAATATTACGATCAGCTCTTGCGGTTTATACGCAAAAGTGTTTCAGATAAGGCCACAGCAGAAGACCTGCTTCAGAATGTTTTTCTTAAAATGCTTACGAATATCGAGTCCTTAAAAGACAGCACCAAAATAAAAAGCTGGCTGTTTCAGATCACCCGAAATGCCATTGCCGATCATTTCCGGAGGGGTAAAAAGTCGGGAAATATGCCGGAATCGTTGCCGGAAGAAAATGAAGAGATAAGCGACGATGTGATGGAAGAAGTAGAAAGCTGGGTGGCACCGTTTATCAACCGGCTTCCTGAGAAATACCGCGAAGCACTGATCTTATCCGAAATAAAGGGAATGTCGCAAAAAGAACTGGCTGTTTACCTGGGCATTTCGTATTCGGCGGCAAAAACCAGGGTGCACCGTGGACGCCTGTTGCTCAAACAAAAACTCACCGAATGCTGTATTTTCTACACCGATAAATACGGCAACATCATGAATTACGAATCAAATCCGAATTACTGCCGGTCGTGCAATAATTAG